Sequence from the Carassius auratus strain Wakin linkage group LG45M, ASM336829v1, whole genome shotgun sequence genome:
ATACTGTAGAGTTTGATTAGACACTCGACCTGTGACATCAACAACTACATGAAGGGGTTCTCCTTCCTGTTAGAAGTAGTTTTCTGCCATCATGCAGGGTTCTCTGGTTATCTACATTAAGCTCATTCTGTCCGTCCTCCTCGTGATCCATCAGAACAGGCCTGAGACCAATATTTGGGTGGTGACCCATCACTCCAGAAGCTACAGCTTTTACTCAACATAACGCTTTGTCATCATTCTCCAGTTGTGCTTCGTTAGCATCATGCAAGAAAAGTGCTTTCCTTCATCAGCAATATCTGCTGCCTTCATGCAGCCACCGCTGAGAATAAAACCAtctgagagaaagacagaccTTTATGTTTCATCAGAATCATCATATTGACATCAGCTCAAATGCTTAATATAGTATAGATTCTCTTGAAAGATGTGTTGAGTCATCATCATGTTTGTCCCTCAGGCGTGTTTCACTCAGAATTATATCACGGGCAGAAAACTGATTCATGTCAACTGCTTCACCCTGCCACGACTGGGAATCACTGACTTCCAGCACATGCAGGTAAAGCGAACAGCACAGTAAGTGTAGACATcagtgtaacacacacacacacacacacacacgcgtgtctCTGCTCTCTCTCAGCTGATCTCAGCTCAGGTCAGAGAACTGCTGGACGTCTCGGAGCCGCGCTGGAACCAGAGCATCGCTGACCCTCTTCATGATGAGCGGACGGTGTTCCTGCAGAAGAAGAGCAGAAGCGGTCAGCAGACAGATTCCCTCACATACGAGCATCTCCTCCAGAACAAGAGCCAGTAAACCCATCAAGACATTATcataaacatatataataaacagCTTCTGAACATGCTAGACCTGCCTTCATGTGCTCACTTCACACATCCTTCTTTCAGAATCTACTATTATAAACTTTTGGCTAAATGTAGGCTAAACTGTGAAGCAACTATGAAACTATAATTAAAGAAATTGCAATCAATaacttatataaatgtataacatttaaaacatgatGTGAAGTGAACATACACCTGTCTAGACAGGAAACGTTCTCTCAAATGTTCTTCCGGTAACATCCTTAGAACGTTTATTCAGAGTTATctgcatgtttaaaataaataataaatgttttcttaacTTACTGCGAACATTAGCACAACGTTGTTAGAACATATTGTTGTTAGCTGGGTTTGAATCACTGAATTAAGGtttcaaattcagttttgtcttaatgtatttaaaaatactatCATTCTAGAGTTTTGAACTGTTTAAAACTAACTAAACTATTACCAGAGAAAACACGCGTTTATGATTTAGAAAGTGTGACAACTAAACCCGATCTCTATTTACATGAATGCAAATATTCCGTTAAACTGTTGTTTTAAGGCAAATAAAGCATATATGCCCACATGACTGTTTCACTGCTTTACAGACTGATCTCAGACCTGCTCCGCCTCCACAGAGGCGTGTTCTCTGACCGGCTctacttaatattcatgagcccgCGCTTCACCATTGGACGGGAAGAATCCAACGTCAGCGTGCCTGATTAATATTCTAGAAGCGCGCTTTCCCATTAGACGAAACAAACATAACAGGTGTATTTATAACGTGAATAATAtcacattaatattatataataatgttacaGTATTACTCGACAGgatatattacagtttaaaagattATCTAATAGCCAAGCCTTGGCACAACGAGGTAgcgtaaaaaaatacagtttaaaatattacaaaatacaatAATTGATATATCAACGTCAgcgtttaatattaatattccagAGCGCGCCATCCAATTGGAAGGTCACCGAGTGagctgattaatattcatgagccgaTCCTTCTCCGTGCTGGGGCTGGTGACTCGGTGCATGCAGCGTAATGCGGAGCTTCTGTCTGCGCCTTCATTAAAGCTGATGAACATCTCACACACTACAGAACAGGGTCTGATTAGCTCATGGACGACTGGAAGGCCATCGGAGGTCCTTGGAGGATCTGATGTGCACTGATATATTTGGGTCACCCGAAGGAAGGAGCTGCTGAAAATGCGGTGATTTCGGTGGAAACACGGCGTGCCTTCGCCCTGATGAAGCAAAGCTGATATCTTCGACAGGTAAAGGATGGGGTTTCCTCACTGCATTCATTCTCAGATGCGCTCTGAGACGCGTCTTCATCTTCTGAGCACATCACTGAGATCTTCAGGACAGCTATGAGAAGGAAAGAAACCCTAAATCACACATTTAACGAATGCACTCGATCAGAACACATTGCAAGGTCACAAAACGCCTTTACCTGCTGCGAGTGCGCTCGAAATGAAGGATGCATGTCATGTTTCATTATCAATAAATCATGTGCAATGCATTTGCAGACTAGGAATGATGGCAGCTTATTCCATTACTGCAGTTTTACATTGAACTGGTTGGCAGTATCAGGGTGGTACAGATCTCAGGGCCTTCACACAGTGGGTCTTTATACTCGTTTCACTCGAATATTTCGGTTATTAGTCTATGATGGAATATATTTCATATGCTTTTGTAGATGCAGGAGTGTTGAAGAGGCTTGTGCTTGGTTGTTTCCTGCAGCAGGCTTTGATTCATCATCTTCGTGTTGTTTGATGGCTGCTCTGATCAGCTTGGATCTGATGCTCAGTTAACAGAGGCAtttcacaaatgtttttaaaggttATGTAAATGTTATAACAAATTACTCTTAAAATCATGTATTTGATATGGGTTCTCGTAATGTTGAAAGGAAACTGTTCTCAGAATCTTATAACGTTATCTGTACGATTCAGAACCAAGCGTCTTTAATACACAACTAAACTGCACGTTGTAGATGTTTAAaaggcatttataaaaaaataatggtttcaCAATTGATtcaaacccagacagcaagcaatttcggcccagatccggcccacatctggcaagCATGTGTTTCATGTGGTTTCACACTATGCTGCTGTCTGGGAAGGTAATGTTCCTGTAGTCTTTGCATAGCCAagaaaaaacattctttaaaagaaCGTGTTGcgagaacattcaaatgtaacattttcaaaattttatcaCGATAAGATCCTCTGTAGCTCATACAATCAAGAAATACGttcttaatacataaaaaaaaaatgatgtcttgaatgtttaaaaaacatgttttcataacttCATGGCAAAACATTCTAAAAGCCTTTTTGATTGGTGGGTCTGTTTTGTTATAGTTTTGTAAAGGaaagtgtttaaaatgtatgaatcCTAAAAGATTCGCTGATTTATAGTATTcatatacaattttttaaaattgtatatatatatatatttatttatttatttatttttaggtgtaATGTTCAATTCCATTACAGATCTGGATGTCTAGGAGCAGAAATCATTGAGCGGAGAATGTTGATCTCTGAACAATTTCTCTAGACACTGAGAAACATTGCTTTAAGAGAGAGAAGTTTTGTCCTATCAtttatagaagtaaaaaaaaaatggttttgagaACGTTCTCTGAAGGTTTTggaaggttctctcaaagttaaaCATTCACAGAACATGTTCAGAGTAATTTGGTCTTCAGTAATGTTCTCAGAATGATCGCACAAAACCGTTATTGATGCATCAtacacagaatgttttatttctgGAATTTATTTTAGTTGGACGTTCATCTAACGTTTTCAAATGTTACTATTctaaagtaacgttcccataaTGTTACAATGGAACGTTCACATAAAAAAAAcgtttctaaaacatttaaaaaacaggacatttttaacgttcagagaacattccgAGGAAACATTCTCATAACTTCATGGGAACGTTAGCAGAATGTTGTTGGAGCATCGGAATGTGCGTCCATCCAATCCTAAATGTTGGTGACGGGTTTGAGAGCACTGAATGTTCGGCTGTAGGTGTGTGAACAAACCAaactctctctctgacacatcGAGTCGAGGAGATCCGTCATGCTGCTTCATTTATGCTTCACTGAGTGTTGGATGGGAGAAAcgggatgaaaaaaataaaaatggctcgCTGTGAGCATCCAATAGCACATTCACAGCGGTGTTTCTGAGGGGAAGCGCGCTCAAAATACAGACGCTTTGCCAACTAAAGCAGCCAGCTGGATGGCGAACAACACCAGACACAGACTCAATGAAGAAGGTGATTAGAGATGCAGAGAGGGTGACATCACCCGCCTGTTAAACACCAACAAGACGGTCATTTGTGCTTGACCCGTGAGCTGTAGTGTGTTATGATTATAGGAGTATATTCAATGCATTATTTAGACTCCGCTAACAGGGAATGTTCTCAGAACGTTCTGTCAAGGTTGATGGAACGTTCCTTCAAATGTATCTAGTCTTTTAGCGTTAATGGTATGTTCGTTCAAAGTTATCTGGATGTAAATAATGTTTGCAAatcattaacaaaaactatttatacATCATTAATGGAAGAATTGTTCTTAGCTGGACATATTTCTGCCACTTGTTTTCAGATAACATTGAAAAGTAACATTTCTATTCTTTGTTTGTTTaacccagaaaaaaaatatggaatatatatatatatatatatatatatatatatatatatatatatatatatatatatatatatatatatatatatatatatatatatatatatatatatatatatatatatattccatatttttttctgggatatatatatatatatatatatatataaaacataaaaaaattggaaattattaacattcagaaataacattttcgTAACTTAATGAAACATTAGCAAAAATTTCTGAGAATATAAgactgttattaaaataaaatcctgtTCTTAATGACTTGCCTGgttgaataaatgtttaataaaatatatatataaaaaaaagggttttatatgatacttgttttttaaatgttgttacttgtttcagaacgttcagaaaacattcaaaagtaacattcccataatgtctGCAAAATGATACAATGAAACGTTCCCTTAACATTTGCATAACCAAACAGAACACCATTTTCTAAAACAGAAAAATCGTTCAGGAATAGCGCTTTTATAACTTAATGTTAATACTAGCGAAACGCTCTTAGCACACATGTCACGGGTCACGTGTGTTTACTCAGTGGCAGCATGTCATTATTTAAAGCTGTGACCTCTATATGTGACAGAGATGAATTGGCATGCGTGTTCCTGTtgtttatttcatgtattttatagtTTAGCACGCTCCCGTTTTCATTGCTCTTCCATACTGTCAGGTGTCACTTTTATTGCCTATTTTTATATGCAGGTCTCACTCCAGCCGGCTCCTGTGTTGTGTGCATGACAGTGTAATGATGCCGACTCTCTCGTGATCACAGACCTGATGCATGGCAGGTTATTATCGCATGCATTCTCAGCACACAGCTTATCACCCGTGACAGCACTCGACATCTTCAAAACGCACATTCAGGTGTGATCTCCAGGGTTACAAATGACAGAAACCTCAAGAACCGATCTGCTGATGTTTAAAACAGAAACCACGAGCCAATGCTCCGATCTCTctgtaaatgcacacacaattaaaCATTCATGATCTTTGCAAAGAGGCATTCTAATCAAAACCGTAGCTGGTATGAAATGTTATATCTCGTCAAGGACTCAAGAGTCATTCAGAGAAGATGTTTCTCGTCGCACACAAGTAATCAGAAACACGAGCGAATCTCCTCTTTGAGACATCAGACTGATTCAGACGAGTAACTGGACGGCCAGACGAGTCTTCCACAGATGACGATCAACACTATTGTATCAAACACAGCATGAGCTTTAAGAAATGTCCCTGTCAGATTTCCTCAGACCAAACTGTTAACTGTTTGTTTGTACAGCAGAGAAACTGTTGTGCTCCCGTCTAGCATTTATTTAGGCAATATTAATAATTGTCATCTTAACGACTCATCTTGCACGTAGGGTAATTTTTTGATCAAAGCCTGTTTttttctgctcagcaaggctgcattaattaattTGCTCAGAAACCCagttaaaattatgaaatacttgTACAGTTTAAAACCGCTGTTTTCTGTGTTAATCTATCATGAATGTGATTGATCGCTgcgatcaaagctgtattttcagcatcattactccagtcttcagcgtcagaaatcattctaaatcaATATACTGATTttcaacat
This genomic interval carries:
- the LOC113068599 gene encoding sterile alpha motif domain-containing protein 15-like translates to MAFLRWSGEDVARWIESVGFPQYKACFTQNYITGRKLIHVNCFTLPRLGITDFQHMQLISAQVRELLDVSEPRWNQSIADPLHDERTVFLQKKSRSGQQTDSLTYEHLLQNKSQ